From Solanum lycopersicum chromosome 8, SLM_r2.1, the proteins below share one genomic window:
- the LOC138337619 gene encoding uncharacterized protein → MAPRMEASLDIDTFPRLTTRPIMTNDQIELFSKFLKLKPPVFKGAESEDAYDFLADSHELLHKMGIVERFGVEFVSYQFQGNAKMWWRSHVECQPTEAPPMTRASFSSLFMEKYIPRTLRDRKRDEFLSLEQGRMSVNAYEAKFHALSRYATQLCFSPQERIRRFVKGLRSELRISALQVAATAKSFQEVVDFVVEKEGVKPDEFTMASTSKRFRKGGEFNGSYSRGQDSGGYSVRPIQSSLQTVVGGPPQTGQHFSERPMLDSRECYGCGETGHIRRNCPKQSYRPPIARGRGGHGRCRYSGGRGGRGNGGHQNGRGDGQTGATTSQHGRGNGQTNERAHCYAFPGRSEAETSDAVITTNVPSSSTQH, encoded by the exons atggctcctcgtatggaggcctcattggacatagacacatttccacgtctgactactaggcctataatgacaaatgatcagattgaacttttcagtaagttcttgaaattgaaacctccagtcttcaagggtgctgaatctgaggatgcttacgattttctagCTGAcagtcatgagctactacacaagatgggtatagtagaacggtttggtgttgagtttgtgagttatcagtttcaaggaaatgccaaaatgtggtggcggtcacatgttgagtgtcaaccaacggaggcaccacctatgactcgggcctcattctctagcttgtttatggagaagtatatcccccggactttgagggataggaaaagggatgagttcttgagcctagagcaaggtaggatgtcggtcaacgcatatgaggctaagtttcatgcactatccagatatgccacccaactttgtttcagtccacaagagcggattcgtcgttttgtgaaggggttgaggtcagagttgcggatttcagccttacaggtagcggctacggcaaaatccttccaagaagtggtagatttcgtggtagagaaggaaggagtgaagccagatgaattcaccatggcatcgacatcaaagaggtttcgaaagggaggtgagtttaatggttcttactctagaggacaggattccggaggttactcagttcgacccattcagtcttcactacaaactgtagttgggggtccacctcagaccggtcaacacttctctgagagacctatgcttgactctagagagtgttatggatgtggggagactggacatattaggaggaattgtcccaaacagagttatagacccccaatagctagaggtagaggtggtcatggtagatgccgttattctggaggacgtggtggtcgaggtaatggtggtcaccaaaacggccggggtgatgggcaaactggagcaactacatcacaacatggtaggggcaacggacaaacaaacgaaagggcccattgttatgctttccctgggagatcggaggcggagacatctgatgctgtcatcacaa caaacgtgccgtcatcttcgactcaacattaa
- the LOC101266353 gene encoding uncharacterized protein has protein sequence MVEVENHSSPPSDPAPTDPTTPHPQTGFNPSRMIGIIRRKAMIKDLAAIYHAECLAYCQELLELQKKAEESLIEMKAAEESRRETMRPPKRMKKAR, from the exons ATGGTTGAAGTTGAGAACCATTCGTCTCCTCCTTCTGATCCGGCTCCAACAGATCCAACAACCCCACATCCTCAAACTGGGTTCAATCCCAGCAGAA TGATTGGTATCATCAGAAGGAAGGCCATGATAAAAGACTTAGCTGCTATATACCATGCAGAATGCCTTGCATATTGTCAAGAACTTTTGGAACTTCAAAAAAAAGCAGAAGAG TCATTAATTGAAATGAAAGCTGCAGAAGAGTCAAGGAGAGAAACAATGAGGCCCCCAAAACGTATGAAGAAAGCCCGTTAG